AGGTGTTTTGCCAATTAAATACGGGTACTGATTCTGCCTTTTATCCCGCATATCTTGACCCCAAACTGTGCATATCCTGTCGTTTGCTGTTTTAAATGGATGTTGGGTCTACGTTTGGATCGATTGATAATCCTTGGGGGGAGGACGGGGATGAGTCAGGTTCCGGGCCTGGCATCACCCGGCATTACCCGAGGCGTGGGAAGACGTGGCTACTCGTTGTTTTTCCCTGCATATCGATCATGCGGAAAACCAGCTGTTGAGGGTCGGCCTTGCCGGTGATGAGCCGGGCCTGGGCCATCTTCGGGCCTCCCCCGACGAGTTGTGCGTAGGGGAAATCCTTGTTTGCGGGGATATAGGCGTCGCGGTGGATGTGGCCGGAGATCACAACCTGGGTGCCCCATTTGACGAGTGCGTCGTGCCAGAGGTCACGGCTTCGTCGGCTATACCAGTCGAACTCTGTTTTTCTGTCCTCATCTGTCCAGCGCAGCGGAATATGGCAGAACATGATGCGGTAGGGGGCGTTTTTGATGTCGGGCTGTTCGATGACCTTTTCCAACCACTCAGCCTGTTCCCGGCGCATGGGCTCACAGGCCACCCGATCAAAAAGATAAGGGTGGTCGTCCGGTTTGTCCTCGCCGGTGTCCATGCAGATCACGGCGACAGGGCCTGAGCGGAAGGCGTGCCATGGCTTGCCGTCCGGGGTCGCTGCGATGTCTTCGACTTGATGGGCCAGGGTGCCGCGCAGGTCATGATTGCCTCGCACAAGGATCAGCGGGCTATTGGCTGTGAAATCGACGCCACTCCCGGCGCCTGCGGGGGTAAGGATGGTTTCAGCAACTTCGCCTTCTTTGTACCAATCGTTACAAGTGTCACCATTCCATAAAAGAAAGTCACTGGCAGGGGTGATGGACGCGAGTTTTTTGATGGTGTCGTTATGTTGATGGGTATCATTCCAAACACAGAAGGATGCATTCTCCGCCGTTGCTGAGAGTGTTTTAAAGCTGCGTAGTGCGCCGGTTTCCCTACGCGGGGATTTTCTGTCAAAGTCCTCGGTCACCACTCGGTAGAAGTAGGTTGTTCCAGGTTTGAGTCCGTTGATCCGGACTCTCAACACCCCCTTGCCGGCCGGCCGTAACCCCCAGCCATCGTTCCTTGCGACACTGCCCGGATCTTTACTGGTGCCGTACTCAACGAACCCTTTGGCCAGCCCGTTGATACGCCACACAATTTCAACACCGTCAGTGCGGGGGGCCATGACGACCGGGTGTCCTATGGCAAGTGGGGCAACCTTTGCCGCCTTCCCTTGAGCTGCGACCATCGTCGCGGCCCCGATTGCAGAGCCTGCGGCAGTGAGTTGGATGAATTGACGTCTGTCCATAGGCGGTATACTCGCCGGATAGGTAAAAACTATCAAGAAGGAACAGCTAACCATCATGCCTGTGCTGATACAGCCGCCGGTGACCGGATTGTAGTGATGTGGTCCCGGAGGGGGGCAGGAGGGCATGATGACTTTACTTTTGCGTGTCCATGGTTATGGATGTTCCGTGCCGTGGTTGGCCAGGCCGTCCACTTCCGTTATCTTATTTTGACCTCTTATGAAATCCCTGATTCTCCTCCTATCAATCCTCCTGTGGACCCTCAGCGTGCAGGCTGCGTCGCGACCCAACATCATCATCATGATGGTTGATGACCTCGGCTATTCGGACTTCGGTTGTTACGGCAGCGAAATCAAAACACCTCACATCGACAGCCTCGCCGGGAATGGGCTTCGTTTTAGCCAGTTCCACAACACCGCCAAGTGCCACTCCTCCCGGGTGTGCCTGCTTACCGGTCTCTACAGCGACCAAGCGGGGGACTCGAGGCTGAACCGGGGGGTGACCATCGCGGAGGTGATGAAAAAATCGGGCTACACGACCGCCATGGTCGGCAAGTGGCACCTCGATAATGAACCGACTGCCCGCGGTTTTGAAAAATACTTTGGCCACCTCTCCGGGTCGACGAACTATTTCAAGGGGGACAAAACGTTCCGGCTGAACGGCAAACGGTGGTCGGATTTTGGTAAGGACTTTTACACCACCGATGCCAACATTGACTTTGCCACCAGATTCCTTGGTGAGTCGCTCAGCGAGTCGCCGGACAAGCCGTTTTTCCTCTACATCGCCCACAATGCCCCTCACTACCCGTTGCAGGTTAGAAAAGAGGACTATAGAAAGTATGAAGGCACGTATGACGCAGGGTGGGATCAAATCCGTGCTGCCCGTTATCAAAAGCAGTTGAAAATGGGATTGATTCCCGAGACCTGGAAACTCTCAGCCCGACCCGATCTCGTGCCTGCTTGGGAGAGTCTGTCGGATCAGGAAAAAGCCTGGGAGTCACGCCGTATGACCGCTTTTGCCGGAATGGTCGACCGCATTGACCAGACCACAGGAAAACTCATCAAGTTTCTCAAGGACAAGGGCGTTTACGACAACACCCTGATCATGATCTGTTCCGATAACGGAGCCTGTCCCTTCGACCGCACCAAGGTAGCCGGCAAAGAGCCATGGAACCCCCAATCCTTCTGGTGCTACGACACCGGATGGTCGCATGTCGGTAATACACCATTCCGTCTCCACAAACAGAACCAGCATGGCGGTGGCATCAATTCCCCGATGATTGCACATTGGCCGAAGGGCATAAAAGCCAGGGCTGGTTCGATCACGCCCCAACGCGCCCACTTGATCGACTTTATGGCCACCTGCATCGATCTGGCAGGAGGCGAATACCCCAAGTCCTGGCCAGGGATCGAGCTGGAGCCGCTGCAAGGCAGATCGTTGAAACCCATTTTCGAAGACCAAACCCGCGATCCCCACTCGTCGTTGTTTTTCCGTTTCGCAAACAATCGTGCGATCATCCAGGGCGACTGGAAACTCGTCACCCACCGGGCGTCACAATGGGAACTCTACAACATCGTCAAGGATGGAACGGAGCTCAACGACCTCGCCAGCCAGTATCCTGAAAAAGTAGACGCGTTAGCAAAGCTCTGGAACCAGGAGGCCACCGGGATAGGTCATCTTAAAGGTAAAGACGTGGCTCCTGTTTCCGGTAAAAAACCACCACTTTTAAAAAAGTCGGGTGTCCCGGCGGCCCGTGGAAAGTAGGACAGCCTTGCAAGCTGTCGGCAACCCATGGAATAATCAACCCAAGCTCACAGCATCCACACGATAAGACTTGAAGTTTTCCCGTTCCCGCCTACGGAGCGTGTATGTCATTCCAGTCACTCGGGCTCCACACGCGTATTCTTCAAGCCATTGATGATGCAGGATACAGCCAGGCCACACCCATCCAGGCCAAAACCATTCCGCCCATTCTCAAGGGCCAGGACCTGATAGGTCTTGCCCAGACGGGCACAGGTAAGACGGCCGCATTCACCCTGCCGCTGCTTTCCCAGCTATGTGAAAAGTCGGGCGACCAGGCGGCGCGCGGGGTACGGCTGCTTATCATCGCACCTACCCGCGAACTGGTGATGCAGATCAATGAGAGTATCCGGACCTACGGAAAATACACCAACCTCCGCACCGCCATGGTGATTGGTGGTGCCAGTGAGAAACACCAGATTGAAAAACTGCAAAGCAATGTCGATATCGTCATCGCCACCCCTGGCCGACTGATGGCACTGATGGAAGCAGGACATGCTACCTTCGGGAAACTCACCCACCTGATTCTGGACGAAGCCGACCGGATGCTGGATATGGGCTTCCTGCCCGACATCGAGCAGATCACCATGAGTCTGCCCAAGCGCCGCCAGAGCCTGCTTTTTTCCGCCACCCTGCCACCCCAGGTCGAGCGACTGGCAAGAAAGACCCTCAAGGACCCGGTCACCATTGAAGTAGGCAGCCGCAGCAACCCGGCGGAGACCGTCACCCAGTTTCTCTACCCGGTGGAGCAACACCTGAAGGCGGAGCTGCTTATCGAACTGCTTGCAGACCATCAGTTCTTTTCCGTCATCGCCTTTGTTAGGACCCGTGAGGATGCTGATGTGCTGGCGAAGACTCTCACTGGCTCCGACATCTCAGCCGTTGCCATCCATGGCGACTGCTCCCAGAACCACCGCACCCGCACGCTGCGCGATTTCAAGGCGAGTAAAATCCGGGTTCTGGTCGCCACCGACATCGCCGCCCGTGGTCTCGATATTCCCGATGTCACCCACGTCATCAACTATGATTTCCCATTGCAAAGCGACGACTACATCCACCGCATCGGCCGCACCGGTCGGGCAGGAAATGAAGGCTGCGCCATTACTTTTCTAACATCATCCGATGGAGAACGTCTGAAGAAACTCGAACGCCATATCGGCATCACCTTGAAAAAGCGTTTCCTCGACGGTTTCAACTACAAGAAACCGGTCCCCGAGGAGGAGGAAGGAAAGCATTTTCAGAAAAGAAAACCACGCCGCCATTCAAGCGACCGCTACGAGCAGTCGGGTCGATTCTCGGCCAAGAAGACCGCCAAAAAACGCACCGACTGGCGCAAGCCGAAGAAGCGGAAATAGGTGGCCCACTGGGGGACATTGTTTCACTTCATCGTTGATGCATGTATGGAGTGTCACTGGTTTTGGTGCACTAACATGGCGCTTCACCCAACAGGTGGCTGCCGAAACCGCTATCGGTCATCGAGGCGTCATCGAGGCCTAAGCCTGCCGTGTTCCATGGGTTGCCCCGGGTTGCAAACCCGCGCTCCATGACATAAAAAACCCGCCGTGCTCGGGGGCAGGGCGGGTTTTGAAAGGTTGGGACGTGTCGGCCAGAGGCCAAGGTCACGTTAGGCGCCGACGTTGAAGCGGGCGAAACGGACGATATTCACCGTGTCGCCGAGCTCCTTGGCCTTGGCGGCGACGTGCTGCTTGACGCTGACCTTGTCGTCTTTAACAAACGCTTGGTCGACGAGGCAGGACTCGGAGAAGTACTTGTTGATCTTGCCGATCAGGATCTTGTCGATGATCTCGGCGGGCTTGCCCTCGGCTTCGAGCTGCTTGCGGTTGATCTCGTTCTCTTCCTCGATGGTGGAGGCGTCGAGGTCATCGCGGGTGAGGCCGGCCGGGTTGAGCGCGGCGATGTGCAGGCAGATGTCGCGGGAAAGGTCCTTGAAGATCTCACTGTCCTTGCTCTCAGGTTTTTCAGCACTGAGCTCAAGAAGCACGCCCACCTTGCCACCCATGTGGATGTAGCTGGAGACGGCGCCGTTTCCTTCTGCAACAAAACGGGTGACGCGCTTGATCTTGATCACCTCACCCAGCTCGGAGAACTTGGCGCCGAGGGCGTCCTGGACCGTGCCATCGGTGTAGGCAACGGCTGCGGCAGCCTCGGCGTCGGTGGCGTCGGATTCAGCGATGGTTTTGGTGATGTCGGAAACAAAGGCACCAAAGGCTTCGTTTTTGGCAACGAAGTCGGTCTCACAGTTGACTTCAGCGAGAAGTCCGCAGCAGCCCGTGCTGTCGACGTGTGCGGCAATCAGGCCTTCGGACGTTTCGCGGTCGGCGCGACCTGCGGATTTGACAATACCTTTTTCGCGGAGAAGTTTAACGGCTGCGTCGAGGTCACCCTTGGTTTCGGTGAGGGCCTTTTTACAAGCCATCATCCCGGCGTTGGTGATCTTGCGGAGCTCTTGGACAGCGGATGCAGTGATCATAATTGAGTTATCAGTTATTCGTTATTAGTTGAGAATCAGTGGTGGCTGGTGCCACCATTGAAGTGAAATTAGTCTTTGGCGACTACGATGGAGTCGACGAGGTTCTGCAGCAGCAGGCGGATCGAGCGGGTGGCGTCGTCGTTGCCCGGGATCGGGTAGTCGATGACAGACGGGTCCGCGTTGGTATCGACGATGGCGATCACCGGGATGTTGAGGCGGCGTGCTTCAGACACGGCGATGGTTTCACGGGCGGAATCGACGATGACCATGGCGGCAGGGAGTTTTTCCATGTCGCGGATACCACGCAGGTTGCGCAGCAGTTTCTCGCGTTCACGTCCGAGGGCGGAGAGTTCCTTTTTGGACATTTTCTTGAAGTCGGGTGACTTCTCGATGTCCTCAAGGTACTTCAGGCGTTCCACGGAACGGCGGATGGTGGCGAGGTTGGTCAGGGTGCCACCGAGCCAACGGTGATTGACGTAATACTGGCCGATGGCGTTGGCCGCTTCTGCCACGGCGTCCTGTGCCTGGCGTTTACAGCCGACGAAGAGGATCTTCTGGCCTTTGCTGGAAAGCTCACCGAGGAAATCGGCTGCTTTGTCGAGACACTTGACCGTTGCCTCAAGGTTGATGATGTAAATGCCACCCTTGTCCTTCATCAGGTAGGGTTTCATTTTCGGGTTCCATTTGCGGGTCTGGTGTCCGTAGTGAACACCAGCGTCGACCATTTCGTTAATCAGTTCGTTGACCATTGTTTTAGTTGTGTCCACCCTTGAATCAGGGTGGCTCTGGATTGTGTGGGAAATCCGCCGCGTTTGTTATAAGTCCTTCAATTTCCCGTAGTTGATGCGGCGGCGTGACGAAGGTTGGCGGGTTCCTAGGGGATGACACCCGGTTTGACAAGGTCTTTTTGCTCTCCGGCGGGGAAAAATCGAACAAATACCCCATAACCCTGTCTGTATCCCTGTAAGCCATCGTTGTTCATGTTATGAGACTATTAAAATATGTTAAGTTGTTAGGCGTCGTTTTCGGCGTGTTTTCCCTGTCCGCCGTAGCCCATGCGGGAGTGATCAAGTCGGGCGATACGGTAATCATCTCTCTGAAAGGAGTGCCCGCATCGGAGCAAGCGAAAGTAAACGGAGAATATCAGGTGCGCGACAGTGGTAACATCCGGGTTCCCATCATCAATGTGAACATCCGGGCCTTGGGCAAGAGGCCTGAGGATGTTGAGCGCAGTATTGAAGAGGCATTTAAAACGGCTGAGATCTATGTAGCACCTACGATCTCAGTGCAGGTCAGGGAGCGTGGTGACATCAGGGAAGTGGTGAGTGTGGGAGGAGAGGTGGCTCGTCCGGGTGCGGTGCAGTATCGACCTGAGATGACGGTGATCCAGGCGATTCAGCAGGCGGGTGATCGCAAGGTCTTTGCCAGTAAGTACTTCTACCTGTTACGAAAGGATTCCCAAACGGGTAAAACGATGCGTTACAAATACAACATCAAAACTCCGTCGCATCAGAATTTGAAAGTGTTCCCCGGGGACACAATTACCATACCTGAAAAAGGAGGACTCATTGATACGGGGAGGGAGTAATTGCCCCTACTCCACCACCACACACGGCACCAGGATGCCGTCATTCACGCCGTGGATTTTTTGACCGGGATTGTGGTTGGTAGTCATTGGAAAGTTGTGATAAAATAGCCGTAGATGGAGAAGAAAAAGTTCAATGTCATTGTGGAGCGCGACAGCGATGGCTGGCTGGTTGCCAGCGTCCCCGGACTGAGCGGCTGCCATACCCAGGCGAAGACATACGATCAGTTGTTCGAGCGGATCAAGGAGGCGATCGAGTTGTGTCTGGAGGATCAGCCGGACTACCAATCCGATGAGTTTCTGGGGGTCCAGCAAGTCGCGCTATGAGCAGCTTTCCCAGCATCACCGGCGGGGCAATGCTCAAGGCACTGGGCAAGGCCGGTTTTGAAGTGGCTCGCATCAAGGGTAGTCATCACCGGGTGGTGCATGCAGATGGACGAAAAACCACAGTCCCGGTGCACGGCAAGGAAACGCTCGGGCCGGGTTTGATCAACAAGATACTTCGTGATGTGGAAATGACTCGTGACGAGTTGCAGTCGCTGCTGTAATCGCGAAGCTACCCCACCACGCAAGGCACCAGGATGCCGTCCTTCATGCCGTGGATCTTCTTTTTGTCAGCGGGCACAATGGTTGCCAGGCAGCCGCCGAAAGATGTCTTGTCGTTAGAGTCGGAAAAGAAGTAGGGGCAGAGCCGGACGCGGCCTTGCATGATTTTTTCCTCACCGGTTTCGGGGTCGAAGTAGGGGTGCTCGATGATTTTTCCGGAGTGATACTGCTGCATCATCCTCGGTTGGTAGTCGAAGGCTCCGACCGCTTCCTGGATGTGTTCACGCCATTCGTTGCCCGGCATGTCGTGGCCGATGTAGACGCCGCGAGAACCCCAGGCGAGCTCGGAGAAGCCGCTGATTTTCAACACCAACTGGCGTTCGCTCTGGGAAAAACCGGCCACCTCGTCCCAGGAATGTACGCCGAGCCGTGGGATCGCCGCATGCGGTGGTAGCGGGTGCGGGTCGACCACCCAGCCGAACGGGACGATTTCCTTCAACCGCTGCAGGTGGTTGCCGCGCAGGGCCTTTTCCCAGATCCCGCGCAGCGAGGGCGACCACAGCAGTGCCAGCCACAGCTTCTCCTCGAGGTGCGGCTTGCACGGGGAGCTGAGCAACGGCGATGAGGCGAGTTTGTGCGCACAGGGGATGTTTTCCCAGTCGAACCATTCGAAAAACCGATAGGTCGGCGTGTTGCCGATC
The sequence above is drawn from the Akkermansiaceae bacterium genome and encodes:
- a CDS encoding metallophosphoesterase encodes the protein MDRRQFIQLTAAGSAIGAATMVAAQGKAAKVAPLAIGHPVVMAPRTDGVEIVWRINGLAKGFVEYGTSKDPGSVARNDGWGLRPAGKGVLRVRINGLKPGTTYFYRVVTEDFDRKSPRRETGALRSFKTLSATAENASFCVWNDTHQHNDTIKKLASITPASDFLLWNGDTCNDWYKEGEVAETILTPAGAGSGVDFTANSPLILVRGNHDLRGTLAHQVEDIAATPDGKPWHAFRSGPVAVICMDTGEDKPDDHPYLFDRVACEPMRREQAEWLEKVIEQPDIKNAPYRIMFCHIPLRWTDEDRKTEFDWYSRRSRDLWHDALVKWGTQVVISGHIHRDAYIPANKDFPYAQLVGGGPKMAQARLITGKADPQQLVFRMIDMQGKTTSSHVFPRLG
- a CDS encoding arylsulfatase, producing MKSLILLLSILLWTLSVQAASRPNIIIMMVDDLGYSDFGCYGSEIKTPHIDSLAGNGLRFSQFHNTAKCHSSRVCLLTGLYSDQAGDSRLNRGVTIAEVMKKSGYTTAMVGKWHLDNEPTARGFEKYFGHLSGSTNYFKGDKTFRLNGKRWSDFGKDFYTTDANIDFATRFLGESLSESPDKPFFLYIAHNAPHYPLQVRKEDYRKYEGTYDAGWDQIRAARYQKQLKMGLIPETWKLSARPDLVPAWESLSDQEKAWESRRMTAFAGMVDRIDQTTGKLIKFLKDKGVYDNTLIMICSDNGACPFDRTKVAGKEPWNPQSFWCYDTGWSHVGNTPFRLHKQNQHGGGINSPMIAHWPKGIKARAGSITPQRAHLIDFMATCIDLAGGEYPKSWPGIELEPLQGRSLKPIFEDQTRDPHSSLFFRFANNRAIIQGDWKLVTHRASQWELYNIVKDGTELNDLASQYPEKVDALAKLWNQEATGIGHLKGKDVAPVSGKKPPLLKKSGVPAARGK
- a CDS encoding DEAD/DEAH box helicase, producing the protein MSFQSLGLHTRILQAIDDAGYSQATPIQAKTIPPILKGQDLIGLAQTGTGKTAAFTLPLLSQLCEKSGDQAARGVRLLIIAPTRELVMQINESIRTYGKYTNLRTAMVIGGASEKHQIEKLQSNVDIVIATPGRLMALMEAGHATFGKLTHLILDEADRMLDMGFLPDIEQITMSLPKRRQSLLFSATLPPQVERLARKTLKDPVTIEVGSRSNPAETVTQFLYPVEQHLKAELLIELLADHQFFSVIAFVRTREDADVLAKTLTGSDISAVAIHGDCSQNHRTRTLRDFKASKIRVLVATDIAARGLDIPDVTHVINYDFPLQSDDYIHRIGRTGRAGNEGCAITFLTSSDGERLKKLERHIGITLKKRFLDGFNYKKPVPEEEEGKHFQKRKPRRHSSDRYEQSGRFSAKKTAKKRTDWRKPKKRK
- a CDS encoding elongation factor Ts; this translates as MMITASAVQELRKITNAGMMACKKALTETKGDLDAAVKLLREKGIVKSAGRADRETSEGLIAAHVDSTGCCGLLAEVNCETDFVAKNEAFGAFVSDITKTIAESDATDAEAAAAVAYTDGTVQDALGAKFSELGEVIKIKRVTRFVAEGNGAVSSYIHMGGKVGVLLELSAEKPESKDSEIFKDLSRDICLHIAALNPAGLTRDDLDASTIEEENEINRKQLEAEGKPAEIIDKILIGKINKYFSESCLVDQAFVKDDKVSVKQHVAAKAKELGDTVNIVRFARFNVGA
- the rpsB gene encoding 30S ribosomal protein S2; this translates as MVNELINEMVDAGVHYGHQTRKWNPKMKPYLMKDKGGIYIINLEATVKCLDKAADFLGELSSKGQKILFVGCKRQAQDAVAEAANAIGQYYVNHRWLGGTLTNLATIRRSVERLKYLEDIEKSPDFKKMSKKELSALGREREKLLRNLRGIRDMEKLPAAMVIVDSARETIAVSEARRLNIPVIAIVDTNADPSVIDYPIPGNDDATRSIRLLLQNLVDSIVVAKD
- a CDS encoding polysaccharide biosynthesis/export family protein, yielding MRLLKYVKLLGVVFGVFSLSAVAHAGVIKSGDTVIISLKGVPASEQAKVNGEYQVRDSGNIRVPIINVNIRALGKRPEDVERSIEEAFKTAEIYVAPTISVQVRERGDIREVVSVGGEVARPGAVQYRPEMTVIQAIQQAGDRKVFASKYFYLLRKDSQTGKTMRYKYNIKTPSHQNLKVFPGDTITIPEKGGLIDTGRE
- a CDS encoding type II toxin-antitoxin system HicB family antitoxin, producing MEKKKFNVIVERDSDGWLVASVPGLSGCHTQAKTYDQLFERIKEAIELCLEDQPDYQSDEFLGVQQVAL
- a CDS encoding type II toxin-antitoxin system HicA family toxin; protein product: MSSFPSITGGAMLKALGKAGFEVARIKGSHHRVVHADGRKTTVPVHGKETLGPGLINKILRDVEMTRDELQSLL